In the genome of Chryseobacterium oryzae, one region contains:
- a CDS encoding PD-(D/E)XK nuclease family protein, with the protein MKFLNKIIDELLSQNKDLSQFNIVLPGKRPIVFIRQILEDRQYSGFLPDFYTIEELITKIVNQQVIDGISLWLFAFEVYKSLNLIPNDDFSEFLKWFPTLQKDWDDILKFSESDEAVLQYMFDEERIKEWAQDLGEDEVPRKKFLNFWRNMNIFLPELKKKLHEKNWASPGMIHETAKNKIENFAEKNTDTFIFCGFNAFTPVEEKLVRNLLQWNKAQCFFQADHYYFDDERQEAGKFLRNHKLWKEFNDSRSFQWIEDDFNQPKNIKVYEVSGNVTQTKILPEIFSNINNNTYTNTAVVLLDENLLPATLDVMQNVENLNITMGFPLKNLSFSNAVKQLFYLQKQLEKNKTSYYYRDLFPILEELPKSEQDDLIITSFKSKIEERNIVYISQKLLTELLGNLSYFNLLQKAESEYHFLDELITFCQKIKWLPLDDIQYENISHFENAFRLIRNQISPYGFEIKMETLEILINQHINSESIDFIGEPLKGLQLMGLLETRLLNFENVILLSVNEGKLPLGNSQNTYIPFDIRKHFDLHTFLENDSIYAYHFYRLIQDAKNVHLLFNALSSGVNTGEKSRFITQMEMESNHHIEHIIVENSSEPIINNPVEINKTEIVQQQLLKWKEKVSASHLTSYLYNPIDFYLSKVLNTSETDEIEEELSIRNYGNLVHYTLQEIYEVLKGKVLKIKDLQDSIQQIDDFIDLGIEKLKHQPEFYDKGMNFIHKAIAKKVIANILNYDLELLKSGNTLEIIDIEKRFENVNFYLNEDQSDKVSFYGFIDRIDKLNGTIRIIDYKTAKTKNLTVKIDELNQEDYFQNSDRKQAMQLCLYQFVVQSLPEFWGYPIETGIWSFADAKKGVVSLEFAQGNLDNAMVSIKNIILEILNPDISFVENIKTYSYN; encoded by the coding sequence GTGAAATTTTTAAATAAAATTATAGACGAATTACTCTCTCAAAATAAAGATTTATCGCAGTTTAACATCGTTCTTCCGGGAAAAAGACCTATTGTTTTTATCCGACAAATCTTGGAAGACAGACAATATTCGGGATTTCTTCCTGATTTTTATACTATTGAGGAATTAATAACAAAAATTGTAAATCAACAGGTTATAGATGGTATTTCGCTTTGGCTTTTTGCATTTGAAGTGTATAAAAGTCTGAATCTTATCCCGAATGATGATTTTTCGGAATTTCTTAAATGGTTTCCTACCTTACAGAAAGACTGGGACGATATTCTGAAGTTTTCTGAAAGTGATGAAGCTGTTTTGCAGTATATGTTCGATGAAGAACGTATTAAAGAATGGGCTCAGGATTTAGGAGAAGATGAAGTTCCGAGAAAAAAGTTTCTGAATTTCTGGCGAAACATGAACATTTTTCTCCCTGAATTAAAAAAGAAACTGCACGAGAAAAACTGGGCAAGTCCGGGAATGATTCATGAAACGGCAAAAAACAAAATAGAAAATTTTGCTGAAAAGAATACCGATACTTTTATTTTCTGCGGTTTCAATGCATTTACCCCGGTAGAAGAAAAACTGGTAAGAAATCTTTTGCAGTGGAATAAAGCACAGTGTTTTTTTCAGGCAGATCATTATTATTTTGATGATGAAAGACAGGAAGCCGGAAAATTCCTGAGAAATCACAAATTATGGAAAGAATTTAATGACAGTCGAAGTTTTCAGTGGATTGAAGATGATTTCAACCAACCTAAGAATATTAAAGTCTATGAAGTTTCAGGAAATGTAACGCAGACCAAAATTTTACCTGAAATTTTTAGTAATATCAACAATAATACATACACCAATACCGCAGTCGTGTTATTGGACGAAAATCTTCTTCCGGCAACTTTAGATGTGATGCAAAATGTGGAAAATCTTAATATTACAATGGGGTTTCCGCTTAAAAATCTCTCATTTTCTAATGCCGTTAAGCAACTTTTTTACCTTCAGAAGCAACTGGAGAAAAATAAAACTTCTTATTATTACAGAGATCTCTTCCCGATACTCGAAGAACTACCAAAATCTGAGCAGGACGATCTTATCATCACTTCTTTCAAATCTAAGATTGAAGAGAGAAACATTGTCTATATCTCACAGAAACTTTTAACGGAATTACTGGGAAATCTCTCATATTTCAATCTTTTACAGAAAGCCGAATCTGAATATCATTTTTTGGATGAATTAATTACTTTCTGTCAGAAAATCAAATGGTTACCGCTTGATGATATTCAATATGAAAATATTTCCCATTTTGAAAATGCTTTCCGCTTAATCAGAAATCAAATTTCGCCTTATGGATTCGAGATTAAAATGGAAACATTAGAAATACTTATCAATCAGCATATTAATTCAGAAAGTATAGATTTTATTGGTGAACCTTTGAAAGGCTTACAGTTAATGGGGCTTTTGGAAACCCGTTTGCTTAATTTCGAAAATGTGATTCTTTTATCTGTAAATGAAGGGAAATTACCTTTAGGAAATTCTCAGAATACTTATATTCCTTTTGATATAAGAAAGCATTTTGATCTGCATACTTTCTTAGAAAACGACAGTATTTATGCATACCATTTTTATCGGCTGATACAAGATGCTAAAAATGTACATTTACTTTTTAATGCACTAAGTTCCGGCGTTAATACAGGTGAAAAGAGTAGATTTATTACTCAGATGGAAATGGAGAGCAATCATCATATCGAACATATTATTGTTGAAAATTCTTCAGAACCAATCATCAATAATCCTGTTGAAATTAATAAAACAGAAATTGTACAACAGCAGCTTTTGAAATGGAAAGAAAAAGTTTCTGCTTCGCATCTTACAAGCTATCTCTACAATCCAATAGATTTCTATCTCTCTAAAGTTCTTAATACATCCGAAACCGATGAAATTGAAGAAGAATTATCCATAAGAAATTATGGAAATCTGGTTCATTATACCCTTCAAGAAATTTATGAAGTATTAAAAGGTAAAGTTTTAAAAATTAAAGATTTACAGGATTCAATTCAACAAATAGATGATTTTATAGATTTAGGCATTGAGAAACTAAAACATCAGCCGGAATTTTATGATAAAGGAATGAATTTCATTCACAAAGCAATTGCAAAAAAAGTAATTGCCAATATTCTGAATTATGATTTAGAACTCTTAAAATCGGGTAATACACTTGAAATTATTGATATTGAAAAACGTTTCGAAAATGTAAATTTTTATCTGAATGAAGACCAATCGGATAAAGTTTCTTTCTATGGTTTTATCGACAGAATAGACAAGCTGAACGGTACCATAAGAATTATAGATTACAAAACTGCAAAAACAAAAAATCTTACTGTAAAAATAGACGAACTCAATCAGGAAGATTACTTTCAGAACAGCGATAGAAAACAAGCAATGCAGCTTTGTCTTTATCAGTTTGTAGTGCAGAGTTTACCAGAATTTTGGGGTTATCCCATCGAAACAGGAATATGGAGTTTTGCAGATGCTAAAAAAGGAGTTGTCTCGTTAGAATTTGCTCAGGGAAATCTAGACAATGCAATGGTTTCCATTAAAAATATTATTCTTGAGATTTTGAATCCTGATATTAGTTTTGTTGAAAACATTAAAACTTACAGTTATAATTAA
- a CDS encoding ligase-associated DNA damage response exonuclease, with protein sequence MKLITFTNKGIYCPQGKFYIDPWRPVDLAIITHGHADHARWGMKKYLCHHFTKPILHKRISEDIECQNVEYGEIVNINGVKVSLHPAGHIIGSAQIRLEYKGYVSVVSGDYKVQDDGLSTPFEVVKCNEFVTESTFGLPIYNWLEVDDLNKKMQNWVLRNIENQKTSVFIGYSLGKAQRIMKAVEGLGKINVHYSIGKLNQAFEEVGIVLPEYEIPDFRESVKHVAGEIVIVPPALLDSNVIKKIPNPATAICSGWMQVRGARRWRSADAGFPMSDHADWKGLLQAIKATEAEIVHVTHGQTEVFSKYLNEIGIKSDVVETLYGDDDEEVEEEKKF encoded by the coding sequence TTGAAACTCATTACTTTTACCAACAAAGGTATCTATTGTCCGCAAGGGAAATTTTATATTGATCCTTGGCGTCCGGTTGATTTGGCAATCATCACGCACGGACACGCTGACCACGCCCGCTGGGGGATGAAAAAATACCTTTGTCACCATTTTACCAAACCTATTTTGCACAAAAGAATCAGCGAGGATATCGAATGTCAAAATGTGGAATATGGTGAGATTGTTAATATCAATGGTGTCAAAGTATCCTTGCATCCGGCTGGGCATATTATTGGCTCTGCACAGATTAGGTTGGAGTATAAAGGCTATGTGAGCGTGGTTTCCGGCGATTATAAAGTTCAGGATGATGGTTTGAGTACACCTTTTGAAGTCGTGAAATGCAACGAATTTGTGACAGAAAGTACTTTTGGCCTCCCGATTTACAATTGGCTGGAAGTGGATGATCTAAACAAAAAAATGCAAAACTGGGTTTTAAGAAACATAGAAAACCAGAAAACGTCTGTTTTTATAGGCTATTCTTTAGGGAAAGCCCAGCGTATTATGAAAGCGGTTGAAGGCTTGGGAAAAATTAATGTGCATTACTCTATTGGAAAACTGAATCAGGCTTTTGAAGAAGTAGGAATTGTGCTTCCCGAGTATGAAATCCCGGATTTCAGGGAAAGTGTAAAGCATGTTGCAGGCGAAATTGTGATTGTACCGCCAGCTTTGCTAGATTCTAATGTCATAAAGAAAATCCCCAATCCTGCAACTGCGATCTGCTCCGGCTGGATGCAAGTTCGTGGGGCAAGACGCTGGCGCAGTGCCGATGCAGGTTTCCCAATGAGCGACCACGCCGACTGGAAAGGCCTTCTGCAAGCGATTAAAGCTACGGAAGCTGAAATTGTCCACGTGACGCACGGACAAACAGAAGTTTTCTCGAAATATCTGAACGAAATCGGAATTAAATCGGATGTTGTGGAAACACTTTACGGCGACGATGATGAGGAAGTTGAAGAAGAAAAAAAATTCTAA
- a CDS encoding DUF922 domain-containing protein — protein sequence MKYFLLFCMLGFNFLLSQKIEWKPDRKLIWENFKSKKNNLGNPDIVAYTHCGWEYSVITSSNLKVPVKVDIQTIFNEDKSWKDDKRINDYVLIHEQKHFDIAEIHARKLRKEVAEKIKNTADFKKYFNSIYSKISSEYKNYQAEYDRETKHGMNKEKQSEYNGKISEDLEKLNNYQKL from the coding sequence ATGAAGTATTTTTTGCTTTTCTGTATGTTGGGTTTCAATTTTTTACTTTCTCAAAAGATTGAATGGAAACCCGATAGAAAATTGATCTGGGAAAATTTTAAAAGCAAAAAAAATAATTTGGGAAACCCAGATATTGTTGCTTATACCCATTGTGGTTGGGAATATTCGGTAATTACTTCCAGCAATCTCAAAGTTCCTGTAAAAGTTGATATTCAGACCATTTTTAATGAAGATAAATCTTGGAAAGATGATAAAAGAATCAACGATTATGTACTGATCCACGAACAAAAACATTTTGACATCGCCGAAATTCATGCCAGAAAATTACGCAAAGAAGTAGCTGAAAAAATAAAGAATACAGCAGATTTCAAAAAGTATTTCAACTCAATTTATTCTAAAATATCTTCTGAATATAAAAATTATCAGGCTGAATACGACCGTGAAACAAAACACGGTATGAATAAGGAAAAACAGTCTGAATACAACGGGAAAATTTCGGAAGATTTAGAGAAACTAAATAATTACCAAAAGCTGTGA
- the rsmG gene encoding 16S rRNA (guanine(527)-N(7))-methyltransferase RsmG has product MSIKIILKYFPDLSEKQIEQFTKLEDLYKEWNEKINVISRKDTDSLYEKHVLHSLGIAKIMEFAPGTKVLDIGTGGGFPGIPLAILFPETEFTLIDSIGKKITVVNAVSEGIGLQNLKPIHGRAEKVKDKFHFVVSRAVTQMPEFLRWLKGKFEKEQFNPKHNGVLYLKGGDLAEELAGLKCEIFNLKNYFEEDFFDTKKVVYLSKGNFNS; this is encoded by the coding sequence ATGTCGATAAAAATAATTCTAAAATATTTCCCTGATCTTTCTGAAAAACAAATTGAACAGTTTACTAAATTGGAGGATTTGTATAAAGAATGGAATGAAAAAATTAATGTAATCTCCCGTAAAGATACCGATTCATTATACGAAAAGCATGTTCTTCATTCTTTGGGAATTGCAAAAATAATGGAATTTGCACCCGGAACAAAAGTTCTGGATATTGGAACTGGTGGTGGGTTTCCCGGGATTCCTTTGGCGATACTTTTTCCAGAAACAGAATTTACACTCATTGATTCTATCGGTAAGAAAATTACAGTTGTGAATGCAGTAAGCGAAGGAATTGGATTACAAAATCTAAAGCCTATACATGGAAGAGCAGAAAAAGTAAAAGATAAATTCCATTTTGTGGTGAGCAGAGCTGTAACCCAAATGCCGGAATTTTTGCGTTGGTTGAAAGGTAAATTCGAAAAAGAACAGTTCAACCCAAAACACAACGGAGTTCTCTATCTGAAAGGTGGAGATTTGGCTGAAGAACTTGCAGGGCTGAAATGCGAAATTTTTAATTTGAAAAACTATTTTGAAGAAGATTTTTTTGATACAAAAAAAGTTGTTTATCTATCAAAAGGTAATTTTAATTCGTAA
- a CDS encoding chloramphenicol acetyltransferase yields MKIIDIEKWNRKEHFEFFSSMKSPYFGFTTEVDCTVAFNLAKENNHSFFAVYLYKSMAAIHTIEELKLRIVDDKLIVFDEVHVGSTIGREDGTFGFSFFEYSPDFTIFNENLQNEIQRVQNSSGLGISNDILPLNHIRHTTIPWNTFTNVLHPTNFDPKECIPKITFGKFSIKNNRKMMPVSIEAHHGLADGIHLAKYFEEFQIQLNDSKI; encoded by the coding sequence ATGAAAATAATCGATATAGAAAAATGGAACAGAAAGGAACATTTTGAGTTTTTTTCTTCTATGAAAAGCCCATATTTTGGATTTACTACGGAAGTTGACTGTACAGTTGCCTTTAATTTAGCCAAAGAAAATAACCATTCCTTTTTCGCTGTTTATTTATATAAATCTATGGCTGCCATTCACACCATTGAAGAATTGAAATTAAGAATTGTGGATGATAAATTAATTGTGTTTGATGAAGTTCATGTTGGAAGTACTATTGGCAGAGAAGACGGTACTTTTGGATTTTCATTTTTTGAATATTCTCCTGATTTTACAATTTTTAATGAAAATCTGCAGAATGAAATACAAAGAGTGCAAAATTCTTCAGGTTTAGGAATTAGTAATGATATTTTACCTCTTAATCATATTAGACACACTACAATTCCTTGGAACACATTCACAAATGTACTTCATCCAACCAATTTTGATCCTAAAGAGTGTATTCCCAAAATTACTTTTGGTAAATTCAGTATTAAAAATAACAGGAAGATGATGCCTGTTTCTATTGAAGCTCATCACGGTCTTGCAGACGGAATTCATCTTGCTAAATATTTCGAAGAATTTCAGATACAGTTAAATGATTCCAAAATTTAA